The Ignavibacteria bacterium genome includes a region encoding these proteins:
- a CDS encoding CBS domain-containing protein, whose translation MTIKEIMTPHVEIIKPEISVAEAAQKMKSLDCGILPVYENDKLIGMITDRDIVIRSSAEGHDPKTDKVRDIMTKKVVYCYEDEPVEKMAETMEKNQIRRLIILNRQKRLVGICSLGDMALASHNMKLSGEVLEKVSEH comes from the coding sequence ATGACAATTAAAGAAATTATGACACCGCATGTGGAAATTATAAAACCCGAAATTTCTGTTGCCGAGGCGGCTCAGAAAATGAAATCGCTCGACTGCGGAATTCTGCCGGTCTACGAAAACGATAAACTAATCGGAATGATAACCGACCGCGATATTGTTATAAGGTCTTCTGCCGAAGGACACGACCCTAAGACCGATAAGGTCCGCGACATTATGACAAAAAAAGTTGTCTATTGCTACGAAGATGAGCCGGTTGAGAAAATGGCTGAAACAATGGAAAAAAACCAGATTAGGAGGCTTATCATCCTCAACCGCCAGAAACGGCTTGTAGGCATCTGCTCACTGGGCGATATGGCTCTGGCATCACACAATATGAAGCTGAGCGGAGAGGTTCTGGAAAAGGTTTCTGAACACTAA